In Scatophagus argus isolate fScaArg1 chromosome 3, fScaArg1.pri, whole genome shotgun sequence, one genomic interval encodes:
- the hrh1 gene encoding histamine H1 receptor has protein sequence MMESGLSASTDPPQLNSSSYVNNSNNSVLLDGDSLRSNHTLTLHDHLHNALLGIFLGLLSLLTVIMNLLVLYAVKKEKSLHTVGNLYIVSLSVADLIVGATVMPLNLVYLLEDEWKLGRAVCQFWLIMDYVASTASIFSLFILCLDRYRSVRQPLKYLKYRTRGKASVMISGAWLLSMMWIIPILGWRSFTHVDLKPEEENKCDTDFRFVTWFKVITAVFNFYVPSVLMLWFYTHIYLAVRQHLRDRERIIHPTDSFGENENGQNVQTPMKSDSKSPRRECEVPLKISKKQRLLDQNTLDQGASLEDADKTKTAPSRSHRKIGVKCQQTSCLAITTKRLRLAQKVKRCSLSPEEKPQDVICCEGNNENKTQASLNECHVTVPNSVSGVCDINQVSDMQRYTSALYNNYDPSHALPWTEEGVEDAKLDPANAVTLRQTWQRFIDHSRHRIQSLRIRKEHKAAKQLGFIIAAFLLCWIPYFIVFMVMAFCRECVHHDLHMFTIWLGYINSTLNPFIYPLCNGNFKRVFKNILNIGL, from the coding sequence ATGATGGAATCTGGTCTGTCTGCTTCCACAGACCCTCCTCAGCTCAACTCCAGCAGCTACGtcaataacagcaacaacagtgtGCTCCTCGATGGTGACTCACTGAGGAGCAATCACACGCTGACCCTCCATGACCACTTACACAACGCCCTGCTGGGGATCTTTCTGGGACTTCTTTCCCTCCTCACGGTCATAATGAACCTGCTTGTTCTCTACGCcgtgaagaaagaaaagagcctCCACACTGTTGGGAACCTATACAttgtcagcctgtctgtggcAGATCTCATCGTGGGGGCCACAGTTATGCCTCTTAACCTGGTATATTTGCTAGAGGATGAGTGGAAGTTGGGACGGGCTGTATGCCAATTTTGGCTTATAATGGACTATGTGGCTAGCACAGCCTCAATTTTCAGCTTGTTTATCCTTTGTTTGGATCGGTACCGCTCTGTCAGACAGCCACTGAAGTACCTGAAATATCGAACGAGAGGAAAAGCCAGTGTGATGATTTCTGGAGCATGGCTACTGTCCATGATGTGGATTATTCCAATTTTAGGATGGAGGTCTTTCACTCATGTAGACCTTAAACCTGAGGAGGAGAACAAGTGTGACACTGACTTTCGCTTTGTCACGTGGTTTAAGGTCATCACTGCCGTCTTCAACTTCTATGTACCCTCTGTGTTGATGCTGTGGTTTTACACACATATTTACTTGGCAGTAAGACAACATctcagggacagagagagaatcatTCATCCGACCGATTCATTTGGGGAAAATGAGAATggacaaaatgttcaaacaCCCATGAAAAGTGACTCCAAATCACCCAGAAGGGAATGTGAGGTTCCActgaaaatatctaaaaaacAACGCTTGCTGGATCAAAATACTCTAGACCAGGGAGCATCCCTGGAGGATGCtgataaaactaaaactgcTCCATCCAGATCTCACAGAAAAATTGGTGTGAAGTGCCAGCAGACGTCATGTCTTGCCATCACAACAAAACGACTAAGACTGGCGCAAAAGGTTAAAAGGTGTTCTTTGTCTCCTGAGGAGAAGCCACAGGATGTAATTTGTTGTGAGGGGAATaatgagaacaaaacacagGCGTCTTTAAATGAATGTCACGTCACAGTGCCGAACTCAGTGAGCGGCGTCTGTGATATCAATCAGGTTTCAGACATGCAGAGATACACGTCTGCACTCTACAACAACTATGACCCCAGCCATGCTTTGCCCTGGACTGAGGAAGGGGTTGAAGATGCCAAATTGGACCCGGCTAATGCAGTGACCCTGAGACAGACTTGGCAAAGGTTTATCGACCACTCACGTCATCGTATCCAAAGCCTGAGGATTCGTAAAGAGCACAAAGCAGCCAAGCAGTTGGGCTTCATAATAGCTGCTTTCTTACTGTGTTGGATACCATATTTTATAGTTTTCATGGTCATGGCGTTCTGCAGAGAGTGCGTGCACCATGACCTTCACATGTTTACCATATGGCTAGGTTACATCAACTCCACTCTCAATCCTTTTATATACCCGCTTTGCAATGGAAACTTTAAACgagtatttaaaaatattctgaatATTGGTTTGTGA